The genomic window ttcccatataacacaatttgattatttcatttccagtacacaaaccaAGAAGTGATTGAACAAAATGGGATAAAATTATGTGTGATTAACATCTGCCACCTTATGGCCAAAAATTTACcggcataaataaattaattaaaaatgtcagATTTACATGTCCCCACGTTCATAACCCCATATGAAATcactgaaaaaatttgaaaacaaaaaaaaccaataacTGTTTTTTAACACactatttattacattaatattatatgtaatgTTCAGAATTGTggtaaatataattacaatgCTATTGTAAACAGATCTGGTATTTATTTGCGTATATTAGCTATGACATTTTTGTCTTGGGAAGGTGGATTAGATGAGTTATTGAGCAAAGCTGTGAGTGTTGCATGCGATGAGCTTAACGTGCTGGGCTTTGCAAGTGGATTTGCATCGCTGGAGCTGGTGGCTATATTGCTGCTGCCAACATTagcattatttttattgcttttgttgagAAAAGTGTTAATCGGTGAAGCTGTGCTTACTGTGTTGGTTGAGCTCATTGCTTTAATACTAGTAGCACTGTTACCGCCACTATTGTTATTCTGTGCGGCAATACCTTGTAGCAGAGCATTTCGTAAGTGACTATTGCCTTGTGTGCCGGCACCAACCGAAAAGGAGTTCGTAATCAAACCTCGGCTCTTTATGTTGAGGTCCACGAAGAACAGCTTCATCTTTTGTATCATAAATTCGGGCACCGTAAACGTATTCATAATACTGATATCAATATTAGCTTTGGTCCGATATAGTTCATGAGTTTGTTTTAGTTTGCACACTtcttcatatattaaaaatagaaagCGTGAATTACGATTTTGTGCCGCTATAACGTTTTGTGAACTTAACCAATCGCGATCTTCATTATCGGGCAAGTAGCGTATTAGTTCTGGGTGTTTGCTGGCCAAACGCTCTTTGCCGTCCGTGCCAAAACCAAAAGCTTGGTTAGCCTGTACATCTAACACAAATTTAGTTGTTACTGAGATATGTGCTGTATTCCAGAAAATTTGTCTACGCACAGGTGCAGGTGCAACAGTTAATGAGCCCGATGTCTGTATTTGCCTCTGTTGATTTGATGATGAGTTAAGAATCGTTTTTACATTTCCCGTACCCTCTGGTGTATTAGAGGCAGCGCTTGGATTGATTGTCTGTAGCTGTTGTTGAGCGGCGACTGTTAGTAGTTTCTTGGCGGGTAATTCACTAAATTCCACATGTTTAGGTGGTGGACGTCTGACTGCGAAACGCAAACTGGTTGTCTCACCAACAGGATATTGTGGTGTAATATTTTTGGTGCTAACAGAAACACAAGCAAGCGGCTGCTTTAAAGTACGATATGGATTATATTGTGCTTTAGCGTTCTCCAGTAATGCACAAGACATCTTTTGCAGCTAAAGAATAGGATTTATAAGTTGATAAAATATACACAATGTGAATGTTAGAAGTGCTTACAATCTCTTCAGATACTACGTTTTGTCCTAAATTCTCCTTTATGTTCTTAAATGCGGGTTTAAAGTACGTCTTCAAGTACCAACATTTATTGAGGCATGTAGAAaagatgaaattgatttttgatttttagaaaattaggtatatatgtactagGTACCTCCATATAATGTTTAATAATGACATCTATTTCATGGTCAAAAGATTGTTGCACACTAATACGTAGGAGTTCGAGAGAACGCATAGCTGATTCAGCAGTTGCTCCTGTGCCGCTAACTTGCACGGGACAGCTTAAACGTTGTCTCAGCCTTTGTAACATTGTTTCAGCCATATGAGGAGTGGTCACATATTTCTACAAATTAAGCACGAAACTATAATTGAATATAACTTTTGATGCGACTATAGAATTTCACTCACAGTGGAATCATTTGACAGGATGCTGGTCATATTCATAGTATTAACATTATTAACGCTTGCTAGTGCTGGCGCGATTGATTGTTGTACTGCTTGTTGGGTCGTTTGGCTTTCTAATTTCATTGCTGGGGGACTTGCTACGCTTGTAACCATTGAGTGTGTAGTTTGATTGGAACAGTTGGAGTCATCTGAAGATGATTGCACGCCACCAGGTGATCTATTAGCCTCCGTTGAAGAAGCGGAAGACGATCCAGCATCGCttaaaattttccaactgcGTTGAATTACCATGTccgcttaattttttattgccagtaACACTATGGAACTTCAGATGTAACTTTTACATCACTGATGTGAATTTACCTCAATACTAACAAGGTATGAAGAAATATGAAAGTTCTGTATCGATATTTTACATCCTTTGCTCTGCTAACCAGGTAACTCtcacatttatttacatatacaaattaaacAGCATATCCAGTGCGCAGTTGCAAACAAACAGCATTTCATCCCCAAATCAAAACACTTTTTGTcgtagttatatacatatacatatgtaaatacaaaacagtaaaaacagttttaaataaattgctaaTGGAGCAATTCTTCTTCGCATACATGAAGACGATAATATGGTTCACCGATTTCTAATTTACGTTCCTCATTAAGCACTTTAAATAATTCCGCATTATCACCTTCATCCATATTTTCCTCATCATCAATTTCAATTGTGTCAAGAGAGTCACTTCCCTTGGAGCTCTTAGTTGAATGTTTCTGTTTTAAACCTGCTAACTTGGCATCAAAATCATCCATATAAATAATTGGATCGCTATAGTCGATAGGTCGTTCGTAATTTTCGTTTACTTCAATTCCAAGTATATCGGGGACCATAAATGCAAACAGCCAACCGACTAAAGGCGTAGTACCGTAGGTGTAACTGGACTCTTTGTGATAAAACAACCAACCATCTAATCGAGGTACATTTTCTGACCAAAACGGATATCGTTGGAAAGCTTCTGAAATGTcagcaacattttcaaaatcatAGCGCGGCAGGTATTTAAATGATTTCTTATTATATGAATTAGTAGCACAAAGTTCAGGACACTCTTCGAATTTCGAGCGTAACCAAAAGAAACGAAACTGTGCCTCACAATGAACCAACTCTTGATTGCCATACACCAGTGCATCCAAAACATAAAATGTATCCTCACCAGCTGAATAAACACAATCCAGTATTGTGCTCATTTTACTACCACGTGGACCACTGCCACCGGGTAATAAGCTAGGAAAATACATACGCC from Bactrocera tryoni isolate S06 chromosome 5, CSIRO_BtryS06_freeze2, whole genome shotgun sequence includes these protein-coding regions:
- the LOC120779161 gene encoding uncharacterized protein LOC120779161; amino-acid sequence: MVIQRSWKILSDAGSSSASSTEANRSPGGVQSSSDDSNCSNQTTHSMVTSVASPPAMKLESQTTQQAVQQSIAPALASVNNVNTMNMTSILSNDSTKYVTTPHMAETMLQRLRQRLSCPVQVSGTGATAESAMRSLELLRISVQQSFDHEIDVIIKHYMETYFKPAFKNIKENLGQNVVSEEILQKMSCALLENAKAQYNPYRTLKQPLACVSVSTKNITPQYPVGETTSLRFAVRRPPPKHVEFSELPAKKLLTVAAQQQLQTINPSAASNTPEGTGNVKTILNSSSNQQRQIQTSGSLTVAPAPVRRQIFWNTAHISVTTKFVLDVQANQAFGFGTDGKERLASKHPELIRYLPDNEDRDWLSSQNVIAAQNRNSRFLFLIYEEVCKLKQTHELYRTKANIDISIMNTFTVPEFMIQKMKLFFVDLNIKSRGLITNSFSVGAGTQGNSHLRNALLQGIAAQNNNSGGNSATSIKAMSSTNTVSTASPINTFLNKSNKNNANVGSSNIATSSSDANPLAKPSTLSSSHATLTALLNNSSNPPSQDKNVIANIRK
- the LOC120779163 gene encoding snurportin-1; translation: MFRNLYKQSGKVITELQEERRRKLLEEQKRNRLLLQDLKRGIDFSDEHNKETKQSASIKKSSRALQDADGTEYSLQLSEWLRERPENIDDWILVPCPKGQRCLVVTYSGRTEMYTKAGRRRMYFPSLLPGGSGPRGSKMSTILDCVYSAGEDTFYVLDALVYGNQELVHCEAQFRFFWLRSKFEECPELCATNSYNKKSFKYLPRYDFENVADISEAFQRYPFWSENVPRLDGWLFYHKESSYTYGTTPLVGWLFAFMVPDILGIEVNENYERPIDYSDPIIYMDDFDAKLAGLKQKHSTKSSKGSDSLDTIEIDDEENMDEGDNAELFKVLNEERKLEIGEPYYRLHVCEEELLH